The genomic region GATTGAGCTTGGGTCTGAAACTGTCCGAGGTTTGACTGTGGCAGATTCGCAGGTACATTAGGCGTGCCCTGCATTAATGAGTGTCCGACATGCTGTGGCTGAACACCGGTACTTCTGCTGACAGAAGTATGGCTAGTCAGCTGGGACTGGACTAGTGTAACAGGGACATTTGGCATAGTAACGGAAGTGGTGGTAGACACACTAGGCACACTTGTACCCGGCACAACTGCAGGCACGCTCTGAACTCCAGAGACCACAGCATGGGGAGCACCAGGCATTCCGGACACTTGACTGCTTCCACCCATTTGATGCTGAGTCACAGATTTCTGTTGCACAATCCCAGCATGTCCAATGCCTTGCTGCACCACACCTCCTGCTTTCGGAACGGCAGTCTGACTAGCTTGTGTCTGGCCACTCTGCATTAATCCCGATCCCTGTCCAACTGCTTCACCAGGCTGTGCCGACACCCCCATCACTGGTGCTCCCACAGGTGAGGGATTTTGGCCGGTCACCTGCCCCACAGGAAGGTTGGAAGCCACAGTACTTGGAACAGAGCCTGTAGTAGCCTGTTGAATAGTTCCTTGAGACTGCATAATTGTCATGTGCTGCATGTATTCGGTCTGACCAGAAGGTTGCGTTGGCAGTAGATGCACTGGTGGAATCTGGGACTGAGAATAAGCAAACTGTTGAGGCTGAGTCACTGGTATGTTTGCCTGCTgcacctgctgctgtgccacaggaATGCTTGGCTGCCCTACTGTCACTTTTGGAGGTGCCATGCCTTTCCCATTGGGTCCAGCCTGTGTAACACCCTGCGTATTTACCTGTGGCTGCGATTGCTGTGGCACCACCATTTGCTGATTTGCTACCGAAGCCCCAGAAAACATAGGCTGAGCAGTACTTTGAGGCACGGCCCCACCTATGGGTtgttgcagctgctgttgttgcCCAATGACAAAATTAGGTTGCTGTAGAGAGGACTGGTTCATTTTCTCTGTCTGGATCAGCTGTGACACAGCAGTCAGGGAACTGTCAGCTACAGAATCAGGGCCATGGGCTGACACTGGCACAGCTGAGACCACGACGGAACCTCCTGTGGCACCAAGGCCGCTGTCCCTCTCTTGAGCAGCCTGCTCAAAGGTGCTGCTGTGCCTAATGCAATCTCCAGTCCTGCCCAGGACACCACCACCATCCGAGTCCCGGTCATAATACTCCATACACGTCCATCGTCCTCGCCTATAGGGCTCCCCTGTACCATGGTCCAGCTTGATCACCCTGAAGCGTGAGCTGCACGCAGCAGCTACTGTCTGAGACATCGTCCCAAGagcagcagatgcagaaagCCCTGTGGAGGGCAAGGCGGTTGGAGCACTGCTGCTAGCTGCCACCGCAGTGCCAGGGGCAGTAGCTGACAGGGGGGCCGCAGAGCTCTTGGGCACAGCCCCCCCGCTGGGGGCCACAGCTGGCGGAGCCGCAGCTACCCCACCCgcagccacagccagctgccCATCCAAAAGGAGGTTGGGAGAGATGTTGCCAGGAGTTTCAGCCTCACCCACGTTGTTGAGCGTCTCTTCTGAGGAGCTCCGCTCACAGACATCCTCGGGGCCATAGTCGGTGGCTCTGGAAACGTCAAAGATTTCAGAAGACACGTCCTCAGTGCGGGACTCATCCGGGTCGTCCAGGCTCTCGGTGTCCTCGGTGATGCTGCTGGCCACCTGAGCAGTGGTCACGCTGGTGATCTGGAAGCAGCTCTTCTTCTTGGCCGGCATCTTGGACATGTTTCCTGCGCGGGGCCGGTCTCCGCcggccggggcgcggcgcgcacggggccggggcgggctgTCACGGCGTGCCGACCGGGCCGGCGGCGCCACCGCACATCCTCCGGCTGCTTcctgcggcgggcgggcgggccgcggcGCTGCCGCTGCCAGGCCGCGGGccgcgcggggggcggcggggctcctcctcttcctccccgTCCGCAGCCCTCCTCCCGCGGCCGGGAtgccggccgccgccgcctcctcctccccgccgcagcccccgctcTGAGCGCAGCGGGACCGGCCAAGCGCCCTGCAGCTTCCTGCCGgccgcggcgcggcgcgggccCCGGGCGTGCGCAGCGGCCGCAGACGCGGGCCCGCAGCCCGCCCCACGCGAggggccccgcggcggccgggcgaGGCCCAGGCGGCCCCGTCTCCCCCCGCGCCCTGTCCTCCGCGCTCTACCTGGAGACCAGCGCCAGGCGCATCCTGCTCGAAACCAGCCCGCGGGCGAGCCCCGcggccagccccccccccccgggcggCGGGCCGGCGCTGCGGCGGCGCGGCGGAAGAGCAGGCGAGGCGGCCCTGCGGCGGGCGACCCCCTGCGCTGCAGCGGCGCCGGCCCCGGGAGCGCGGGCTCCGACTGCCGCTCCCTTCGCCCAAGATGGGGCTCAACTTCTCCTGCGCTGCACCCTGGGAAGGGCGCGGCCACGCCCCCGACGCTGCGGCGTGATGACGTCacgccccgccgccgctcggcGCAGGGGGAGCACGGCGCGAGCGGTGGCCGCTTGGAACGTGCCGCCCGCCCACTCCCCCCGCGGACCGTCCAGCTTGGTCCCGCCCGGCCGCGCGCGGCCCGGCGGCAGCTGGGCGCGCGAGCCTCCCTGCGGCCTGCCCTGGGGCGCGagcccgcccccgccccgcgcctcCCCGCGCTGAGGTGCCGCGGCCCAGCTCCTGCGGGAGGGCTGTTAACGGGGCATCGCGGCCAGGGCCCTGTCCGTAACCGTTTCGGGCGGCGGCTGACGGTGTTTAGTTCTTTTATGTCAGCTGTTGTGTGGCAGTTGCCCCGCCACGGTAGGAGGTTATTCCAGAATTTCGCTCTGCCAGTTATGAAAATCGTCGTATCTCCAAGCCTAAATTCCTAGCCAACTTGTAGTCCCAGGTCTATACTCACGAAGGTAACCGGTTGCTAGCTACTTCTCATAATTGCCATGGCCGTTCCCAGAGCCTGACTCTGCGTGACTCGCAGTTCGAGTAATCGCTCTTAGAGACGAGCGAGCAGAGCCGCACGCAGACCTGCCGGCCAGGCACTGCTGGTGCCATAGCCTAGGCCATAAGGAGCCTACCTTTGGTGTCTTCAGGTGCTCATCTCAGAAATCCCTGATATGTAAGTCAACTTTCTGTTGTATCTCATTTCTGTTATTACAGTCACCAATGTCATCAGGGTTTTCCTGTATGATAATCTGGTCCCGGTTTGAACAGTTGTGCCTTGCCACTGTACCAGTAACCTGTCCTGGCCGGCTGTCAGGTTGCAATCTGCTTTAAGACCAGTTGTAACATACGGAAGATCCCCACTATTAGCTTCCCTTTGGTTCAGCTGTTACCTGTAAGGGCAAACAGTTCAGCCAAGTTCTGATTTATTTGGCAATTTTGCATGCTAATCCATCTCTTCTGTATCTATTTTCAGTAGTATTTTCCAATATATCATCATACCGAATACTTCTTTGGCTTCAACAGAGCTTAAACCTACTGCATTAACAGTGTAGGGACTCATTTATGTTAGGAAGGAGTTCTGAATCTGGCATGAGCCACCGTGGTAAATTTATCCATTAAATTTATCCATTATTATCAGGCCTGCTGACTACACGAACTTTAGCAAATGCCCTTCCACTTTTTTCCACCCCCAACATTAATTTGAAGTTCTTATCAACTACTGTGCTAGCGCCAATTCCAGAAAACTTCTGCAGGAGATGTTTGGATGTGTCCATTCATGTTATTAGCATCTTCCATTAATCAGATATTTCAAATGGTCTGTGTCTCCATACTTGAACTTTCTGTCATGATTATCCTGTGACACCTTCTCATTTCTTCTCATGGAGGAAAGAATTCTGATCATCACCCAATTCTCCATTTCTTTGACCATTGCTATAATTCAGTGGGAATCTGGTAGTGTCATTTGACCAAATGTAGAAGATTACCAGTGGGGTTTTCTCTGTTAGCCCCAGGTCAATGTCCCACAGTTTCTGCCCTGCCAAGTACCAAACTCCCGCTTTTCTGGGTATACTCTGGGTAGAGGACTGTCCCTTCAGCTATTGCCATACACATGGGTAGTCTCTTTCGAGTCCAGAATCTCAGGTTACACCcaatctgttctgctttctgttctgtggtGCCTTCTGAATTCTCCTTATGTGTGCAACATCCTTGGTTTCCATGTCTGTGTGCATACAGTGTGCCAAGACTTGCTTTTCTTGTCATCCTCCTTGGCACTTTGTCTTCTGCCTACTTCTTTTTACACTAATTTGAACCTTATTTTtgattctgtttctctgtgtacTAGCTCATCCCTTATTATTTCCTATCCTCATATTCTTCAGTGTCTGCCTTCTAAAGTTTCTTCATTCTGCATACGTTAGGAGATGGTGAACTGTCTGTGTGGCATGCTTTTTGCTCCTTAATGATTTTCAATTCCCATTTGAACTCCATTTGTAATTCTTGGGTTTCCTCCTGCTGTACAGGAGTTTTCGCTCCTGATACAACATGAGGTCTGTCAGGCAACACTTTCTGGAGTAGCTTCTACCAGGTGCCCACAGGAGGATAAAGCATATTCTTTATATTCTGTTTGCTGCCATCTTATTAGCCCTGTGATCAAATCTACACTCTTAATCTTTTCTGTCCAACCCTGCCTTTGAAGGGGGAATAAAGACAATGCCCCAAACTTCCTCCCAAACAAATTCCTTCCAACATGCGATCCTTTGTTTCCTGCACCCTGCATGGTTTCAAATATACAAATGTTAGAGAGGAAATGTAATATATGCAGTAAAAGATCTCAAAAAACGAGTATTATCAACTTAATACTAATTTGCAATGTTAGAACTTTGTATTTCAATCTAAGAAATGTTTTACGTTCATGAGAAAGTGTATTTTTGGCATGGGCTGTGAGGTGTTAGACCTGAACCTGCCATTAGCCTGGGAACTATTGCTCCTTGTTCTGTGAGTCAACCAAGTGGAGTCTGATAAAAGAACGGAACTCTGTACTTGAGCTGAGAGGGCGATGCTGCTTTGGCAActtcaagtttcattttaacagGCAGCATGTGGATGTGTCTGGGAGTTTTTAAATCAGTCATGACCACAGTGGATTAAATAGCCAAGGGAAATTGGCTGAATGATGGCTTCAGCTTCATATGGCTGAAGATGTACAATAATGCAATATATTATACAGCACTACTGTTTATACCACAGACACTAATGAGGTCAGCAGGAGTTCTGGGTCTTTTTCAAGTTAGTGTAAAAGCTGTGGGGAGGTGAACCAGCTGGGATTGTATGTGGCACAGATTTTACATAAATGATGATGATAATCTTTGAGGAAAATTTCACCAAGGCAAGGAATAACTAGCTACAGGAAATAGTAAAaatttgagatattttttaatatggatttttaaaatttgtttgttttcaaacagaagCATTTGGGCATATTAATTCAATACATTCAGGACAACATATAATAAAGCTGTTCTGGACaggaatacattttaaaaacctgtcCCCACATTGATAAATAGGCATATCAGTGGAAAGATGCAGAATGGCAGAATGTTAAGAGTGAGACAATGCAACAGATACTTTTCAGTCAATAAGGCAGTCTGTAGAGAACTGTTTATCATGAGCGAGATGGCACAATCTCCCCCAAACTGtatatatttaacattttatttccaataTAAGGTAGTTGTGAAGATTCTTATTGATCAGCTGTTGGATTTATGTGTGGCGTTTCATCTCAGTAAAATGTGAAATCAAAAAAAGTCTCCCTCAggaagtgacattttaaaaacatgcaaaggACCCttaaaaacagaggcagaagttACTATACTAGACCTACCCCTGTAAGTGATCTTTCAAAACGATTATAGGAAGGACACTGATACGTTATTAGCGGGATGAAGTTCTTTCCCACGATAGAGGTATACAGACCCATAACAGATAAGGTAACACTTTTTTCAACATTGAACAGCTACCAGTAGGTTGTTGAAGGGTAAGCTGCTAGGCTGTAAGAAGAGATGCTTCTCCTGTGCATCTGTAAATGTAATTTACagtaaaccaaaatgaaatgttattttctcttcatttttatacAACTACTATATTATGTTAGTGTATGAAAATATGTGTTAGTAGAATGGTCGCCTAATTTTGGTAAGTGGTGaaatttaaaatagcaaagaTGCTATTTTAGAATCCATTAATTTGTCACTGTTGTTGTTCAGaataaattaacatttgaaattataaaattttaaatcccAGATTCAAAGTTGTTTGCTAAACCCTCCATATGCGAactgtgtatatatgtatattttaatgtaatataaaatgtaatgaGGAATGGGCTATTTGGCTGACATTTAGTGTGGTCtagcaaaggagaaagggaaattaataaaaag from Falco rusticolus isolate bFalRus1 chromosome 13, bFalRus1.pri, whole genome shotgun sequence harbors:
- the TSC22D2 gene encoding TSC22 domain family protein 2 isoform X1, giving the protein MSKMPAKKKSCFQITSVTTAQVASSITEDTESLDDPDESRTEDVSSEIFDVSRATDYGPEDVCERSSSEETLNNVGEAETPGNISPNLLLDGQLAVAAGGVAAAPPAVAPSGGAVPKSSAAPLSATAPGTAVAASSSAPTALPSTGLSASAALGTMSQTVAAACSSRFRVIKLDHGTGEPYRRGRWTCMEYYDRDSDGGGVLGRTGDCIRHSSTFEQAAQERDSGLGATGGSVVVSAVPVSAHGPDSVADSSLTAVSQLIQTEKMNQSSLQQPNFVIGQQQQLQQPIGGAVPQSTAQPMFSGASVANQQMVVPQQSQPQVNTQGVTQAGPNGKGMAPPKVTVGQPSIPVAQQQVQQANIPVTQPQQFAYSQSQIPPVHLLPTQPSGQTEYMQHMTIMQSQGTIQQATTGSVPSTVASNLPVGQVTGQNPSPVGAPVMGVSAQPGEAVGQGSGLMQSGQTQASQTAVPKAGGVVQQGIGHAGIVQQKSVTQHQMGGSSQVSGMPGAPHAVVSGVQSVPAVVPGTSVPSVSTTTSVTMPNVPVTLVQSQLTSHTSVSRSTGVQPQHVGHSLMQGTPNVPANLPQSNLGQFQTQAQSLVGQIDDTRRKSEPLPQPPLSLIAENKPLVKPPIPDTLANPLQLPASTPMNSLASSVFGISIPVDGDEDRNPSAAFYQAFHFNKLRESKTFWDSGSGASVVAIDNKIEQAMDLVKSHLMYAVREEVEVLKEQIKELVERNSLLERENALLKSLSNNEQLSQLSTQQANSSSTSQAQTVIAQPPQPTQPPQQPNVSSA
- the TSC22D2 gene encoding TSC22 domain family protein 2 isoform X2 gives rise to the protein MSKMPAKKKSCFQITSVTTAQVASSITEDTESLDDPDESRTEDVSSEIFDVSRATDYGPEDVCERSSSEETLNNVGEAETPGNISPNLLLDGQLAVAAGGVAAAPPAVAPSGGAVPKSSAAPLSATAPGTAVAASSSAPTALPSTGLSASAALGTMSQTVAAACSSRFRVIKLDHGTGEPYRRGRWTCMEYYDRDSDGGGVLGRTGDCIRHSSTFEQAAQERDSGLGATGGSVVVSAVPVSAHGPDSVADSSLTAVSQLIQTEKMNQSSLQQPNFVIGQQQQLQQPIGGAVPQSTAQPMFSGASVANQQMVVPQQSQPQVNTQGVTQAGPNGKGMAPPKVTVGQPSIPVAQQQVQQANIPVTQPQQFAYSQSQIPPVHLLPTQPSGQTEYMQHMTIMQSQGTIQQATTGSVPSTVASNLPVGQVTGQNPSPVGAPVMGVSAQPGEAVGQGSGLMQSGQTQASQTAVPKAGGVVQQGIGHAGIVQQKSVTQHQMGGSSQVSGMPGAPHAVVSGVQSVPAVVPGTSVPSVSTTTSVTMPNVPVTLVQSQLTSHTSVSRSTGVQPQHVGHSLMQGTPNVPANLPQSNLGQFQTQAQSLVGQIDDTRRKSEPLPQPPLSLIAENKPLVKPPIPDTLANPLQLPASTPMNSLASSVFGISIPVDGDEDSGSGASVVAIDNKIEQAMDLVKSHLMYAVREEVEVLKEQIKELVERNSLLERENALLKSLSNNEQLSQLSTQQANSSSTSQAQTVIAQPPQPTQPPQQPNVSSA
- the TSC22D2 gene encoding TSC22 domain family protein 2 isoform X5, which translates into the protein MSKMPAKKKSCFQITSVTTAQVASSITEDTESLDDPDESRTEDVSSEIFDVSRATDYGPEDVCERSSSEETLNNVGEAETPGNISPNLLLDGQLAVAAGGVAAAPPAVAPSGGAVPKSSAAPLSATAPGTAVAASSSAPTALPSTGLSASAALGTMSQTVAAACSSRFRVIKLDHGTGEPYRRGRWTCMEYYDRDSDGGGVLGRTGDCIRHSSTFEQAAQERDSGLGATGGSVVVSAVPVSAHGPDSVADSSLTAVSQLIQTEKMNQSSLQQPNFVIGQQQQLQQPIGGAVPQSTAQPMFSGASVANQQMVVPQQSQPQVNTQGVTQAGPNGKGMAPPKVTVGQPSIPVAQQQVQQANIPVTQPQQFAYSQSQIPPVHLLPTQPSGQTEYMQHMTIMQSQGTIQQATTGSVPSTVASNLPVGQVTGQNPSPVGAPVMGVSAQPGEAVGQGSGLMQSGQTQASQTAVPKAGGVVQQGIGHAGIVQQKSVTQHQMGGSSQVSGMPGAPHAVVSGVQSVPAVVPGTSVPSVSTTTSVTMPNVPVTLVQSQLTSHTSVSRSTGVQPQHVGHSLMQGTPNVPANLPQSNLGQFQTQAQSLVGQIDDTRRKSEPLPQPPLSLIAENKPLVKPPIPDTLANPLQLPASTPMNSLASSVFGISIPVDGDEDRLLLQLGKIFLNSIPAVQSACRSSAVDLVQALLPLTTK
- the TSC22D2 gene encoding TSC22 domain family protein 2 isoform X3, with translation MSKMPAKKKSCFQITSVTTAQVASSITEDTESLDDPDESRTEDVSSEIFDVSRATDYGPEDVCERSSSEETLNNVGEAETPGNISPNLLLDGQLAVAAGGVAAAPPAVAPSGGAVPKSSAAPLSATAPGTAVAASSSAPTALPSTGLSASAALGTMSQTVAAACSSRFRVIKLDHGTGEPYRRGRWTCMEYYDRDSDGGGVLGRTGDCIRHSSTFEQAAQERDSGLGATGGSVVVSAVPVSAHGPDSVADSSLTAVSQLIQTEKMNQSSLQQPNFVIGQQQQLQQPIGGAVPQSTAQPMFSGASVANQQMVVPQQSQPQVNTQGVTQAGPNGKGMAPPKVTVGQPSIPVAQQQVQQANIPVTQPQQFAYSQSQIPPVHLLPTQPSGQTEYMQHMTIMQSQGTIQQATTGSVPSTVASNLPVGQVTGQNPSPVGAPVMGVSAQPGEAVGQGSGLMQSGQTQASQTAVPKAGGVVQQGIGHAGIVQQKSVTQHQMGGSSQVSGMPGAPHAVVSGVQSVPAVVPGTSVPSVSTTTSVTMPNVPVTLVQSQLTSHTSVSRSTGVQPQHVGHSLMQGTPNVPANLPQSNLGQFQTQAQSLVGQIDDTRRKSEPLPQPPLSLIAENKPLVKPPIPDTLANPLQLPASTPMNSLASSVFGISIPVDGDEDRLLLQLGKIFLNSIPAVQSACRSSAGIRQLHSTKRSISTSYVSQRPSGIVDLVQALLPLTTK
- the TSC22D2 gene encoding TSC22 domain family protein 2 isoform X4, encoding MSKMPAKKKSCFQITSVTTAQVASSITEDTESLDDPDESRTEDVSSEIFDVSRATDYGPEDVCERSSSEETLNNVGEAETPGNISPNLLLDGQLAVAAGGVAAAPPAVAPSGGAVPKSSAAPLSATAPGTAVAASSSAPTALPSTGLSASAALGTMSQTVAAACSSRFRVIKLDHGTGEPYRRGRWTCMEYYDRDSDGGGVLGRTGDCIRHSSTFEQAAQERDSGLGATGGSVVVSAVPVSAHGPDSVADSSLTAVSQLIQTEKMNQSSLQQPNFVIGQQQQLQQPIGGAVPQSTAQPMFSGASVANQQMVVPQQSQPQVNTQGVTQAGPNGKGMAPPKVTVGQPSIPVAQQQVQQANIPVTQPQQFAYSQSQIPPVHLLPTQPSGQTEYMQHMTIMQSQGTIQQATTGSVPSTVASNLPVGQVTGQNPSPVGAPVMGVSAQPGEAVGQGSGLMQSGQTQASQTAVPKAGGVVQQGIGHAGIVQQKSVTQHQMGGSSQVSGMPGAPHAVVSGVQSVPAVVPGTSVPSVSTTTSVTMPNVPVTLVQSQLTSHTSVSRSTGVQPQHVGHSLMQGTPNVPANLPQSNLGQFQTQAQSLVGQIDDTRRKSEPLPQPPLSLIAENKPLVKPPIPDTLANPLQLPASTPMNSLASSVFGISIPVDGDEDRNPSAAFYQAFHFNKLRESKTFWDRYECLSMECIHVEWIWCKRCCH